In Aliiglaciecola sp. LCG003, a genomic segment contains:
- the tviB gene encoding Vi polysaccharide biosynthesis UDP-N-acetylglucosamine C-6 dehydrogenase TviB, translated as MEYKIAIIGLGYVGLPLAVEFGKKFNVIGFDIDINRITELQTGYDRTLEVEAEHLAAATNLTFSSNKSDLVEANIYIVTVPTPIDRHKQPDLTPLVKASQMLGEVIAQGDIVVYESTVYPGATEEVCIPELERVSGLEFNRDFFAGYSPERINPGDKEHRVTNILKVTSGSTPEIADKVDALYKSVITAGTFKASSIRVAEAAKVIENTQRDVNIALINELSIIFNKLNIDTLEVLEAAGTKWNFLPFRPGLVGGHCIGVDPYYLTHKAESVGYHPEMILAGRRLNDGMGAYVVSQLVKRMMKKRIQVEGSNVLVMGLTFKENCPDLRNTKVVDIISELSEYNIHADIYDPWCSNEEAEREYGLSVVKSPQKDYYDGIILAVGHNEFKQLGVETIRNFGKASHVLYDLKYILPKDDVDMRL; from the coding sequence ATGGAATATAAGATAGCTATAATTGGGTTGGGGTACGTAGGACTTCCATTAGCAGTAGAATTCGGAAAAAAGTTTAATGTAATTGGTTTTGATATTGATATTAATCGAATCACTGAATTACAAACAGGCTATGATCGGACTTTAGAAGTAGAGGCTGAACATTTAGCAGCAGCAACAAATCTAACTTTCAGCTCTAATAAATCAGATTTAGTTGAAGCAAATATTTATATAGTTACGGTACCGACACCAATTGATAGACATAAACAACCTGATTTAACCCCTCTTGTTAAAGCTAGCCAAATGCTTGGTGAGGTAATTGCTCAAGGTGATATAGTGGTTTATGAATCTACAGTATACCCTGGTGCTACGGAAGAAGTTTGTATTCCTGAGTTAGAGAGAGTATCAGGGTTGGAATTCAATAGAGATTTCTTTGCTGGCTATTCGCCAGAACGGATTAATCCAGGTGATAAAGAACATCGAGTCACCAACATCTTAAAGGTTACTTCAGGCTCAACCCCAGAGATAGCTGATAAAGTAGACGCCCTATATAAATCGGTTATCACAGCAGGTACCTTTAAAGCGTCTTCAATTAGAGTTGCAGAGGCTGCAAAGGTTATTGAGAACACCCAGCGAGATGTCAATATTGCATTAATTAACGAGCTTTCAATTATATTTAACAAATTAAATATAGATACTTTAGAAGTACTGGAAGCTGCTGGAACTAAATGGAATTTTCTACCATTTAGACCTGGTTTAGTTGGAGGGCATTGTATTGGAGTAGATCCATACTATTTAACTCACAAAGCAGAATCTGTTGGCTATCATCCGGAAATGATATTGGCCGGTAGAAGACTTAATGATGGGATGGGCGCTTATGTAGTCTCACAGTTAGTCAAACGTATGATGAAGAAACGAATCCAGGTTGAGGGCTCTAATGTTCTAGTAATGGGACTAACATTTAAAGAAAATTGTCCAGACCTTCGAAATACTAAAGTTGTTGATATTATCTCAGAATTGAGTGAATACAATATTCATGCTGATATATATGACCCTTGGTGCTCTAATGAAGAAGCAGAAAGAGAATATGGCTTATCAGTAGTCAAGTCTCCCCAAAAAGATTACTACGACGGGATTATTCTAGCTGTGGGTCATAATGAGTTTAAGCAGTTGGGTGTGGAGACAATTCGCAATTTTGGTAAAGCAAGCCATGTTCTTTATGACCTAAAATACATTCTTCCTAAAGACGATGTAGACATGCGTCTGTAA
- a CDS encoding NAD-dependent epimerase/dehydratase family protein yields MSQFDLVKDKLLEAPKTWLITGVAGFIGSNLLETLLGLDQKVIGLDNFATGHQHNLDEVKKLVTDYQWENFTFIEGDIRDYSACEQALQNVDYVLHQAALGSVPRSIADPITTNSANVTGFLNMLQAAKEAGVKSFTYAASSSTYGDHPALPKVEENIGNPLSPYAVTKYVNELYANVFSRTYGFKTIGLRYFNVFGKRQDPDGAYAAVIPKWTASMIKGEDVFINGDGETSRDFCFIENTVQMNILAATAPDDAKDNIYNVAVGDRTTLNELYYSIQSALNQNGVSNKNQPIYRDFRAGDVRHSQADISKARKALGYQPEYTIASGIDLAMPWYIKFISN; encoded by the coding sequence ATGTCACAATTTGATTTAGTTAAAGATAAGTTGCTAGAAGCACCCAAAACCTGGCTAATTACAGGTGTAGCTGGCTTCATTGGTTCCAATTTATTGGAGACTTTACTAGGTTTAGACCAAAAAGTAATAGGTTTAGATAATTTTGCTACCGGCCATCAACATAACCTAGATGAAGTGAAAAAATTAGTAACTGATTACCAATGGGAAAATTTCACTTTTATTGAGGGCGACATTCGTGATTATAGTGCTTGTGAACAGGCTCTACAGAATGTTGACTATGTATTGCACCAAGCAGCCCTTGGCTCGGTTCCTCGCTCTATTGCCGACCCAATTACAACCAATTCAGCAAATGTCACCGGTTTTCTGAATATGCTACAAGCAGCTAAAGAAGCCGGTGTTAAAAGCTTCACCTATGCTGCGAGTAGTTCTACCTATGGAGACCATCCAGCCCTACCTAAAGTGGAAGAAAATATTGGTAATCCGCTTTCGCCTTATGCAGTTACTAAATACGTTAACGAATTATATGCAAATGTTTTTTCACGTACCTATGGATTTAAAACGATAGGATTACGTTATTTCAACGTTTTCGGTAAAAGACAAGACCCTGATGGAGCATATGCTGCGGTAATACCTAAATGGACAGCATCGATGATCAAAGGCGAAGACGTGTTTATTAATGGTGATGGTGAAACAAGTAGAGACTTTTGCTTTATAGAAAATACTGTCCAAATGAATATACTTGCCGCGACTGCGCCGGACGATGCAAAAGACAATATTTATAACGTTGCTGTAGGTGATAGAACAACGCTAAATGAATTGTATTATTCCATTCAATCAGCTTTAAACCAAAACGGCGTTAGTAATAAGAATCAACCTATTTATCGTGATTTTCGAGCCGGTGACGTGAGGCACTCTCAAGCTGATATAAGTAAAGCCCGCAAGGCATTGGGTTACCAGCCAGAGTACACTATTGCATCAGGGATAGACTTGGCTATGCCTTGGTATATTAAATTCATTTCAAACTAA
- a CDS encoding acyltransferase, which produces MRYIKRYLLAFICFLKYRKLRFGAVGTNTQFKSLKSNFSYPQNIFLGDDVNIGPGADFDGAGNIVIGKGVITAPGVIIYSRTHYFDGPTLGALPFDNKMICAEVKINEYVWIGRNVIILPGVEIGEGAVIGAGSIVSKSIPAGAIAVGNPAKPVKFRDAEKYEELKAQDKFVYRTFAHSKIFVTKDNA; this is translated from the coding sequence ATGAGATACATTAAACGCTATTTATTAGCTTTCATTTGCTTTCTTAAATATCGAAAATTAAGATTTGGGGCTGTAGGGACAAACACCCAGTTTAAATCCTTAAAAAGTAACTTTTCTTACCCTCAAAACATCTTTCTTGGTGATGATGTCAATATTGGACCTGGAGCTGATTTTGATGGTGCGGGCAATATAGTAATCGGTAAAGGTGTTATTACAGCACCTGGTGTAATCATTTATAGCCGAACACATTATTTTGACGGTCCAACTTTAGGTGCACTTCCGTTTGATAATAAAATGATTTGCGCAGAAGTAAAAATAAATGAATACGTTTGGATAGGAAGAAATGTCATTATTTTACCTGGGGTAGAGATAGGTGAGGGCGCTGTTATTGGAGCGGGTTCAATAGTAAGTAAGAGCATACCTGCAGGAGCCATTGCTGTGGGTAACCCCGCTAAGCCGGTAAAATTCAGAGATGCTGAGAAATACGAAGAATTAAAAGCACAAGATAAATTTGTATACCGAACTTTTGCCCATTCAAAGATATTTGTAACCAAAGACAATGCTTAA